From the genome of Perca fluviatilis chromosome 1, GENO_Pfluv_1.0, whole genome shotgun sequence, one region includes:
- the casp3a gene encoding caspase-3a yields the protein MSLNATGEDSTDAKSASGQQSESSLSASAPMDVDAKPSGHSFRYSLNFPSIGQCIIINNKNFDRRTGMNQRNGTDVDAGNAMKVFGKLGYKVKVYNDQSVKQMEQVLTSVSKEDHSCYASFICVLLSHGDEGVFFGTDGSVELKSLTSLFRGDRCKSLVGKPKLFFIQACRGTDLDPGIEADSAEDGIKIPVEADFLYAFSTAPGYYSWRNTMTGSWFMQSLCDMISKYGKEVELQHIMTRVNHKVAVEFESVSNSPGFHAKKQIPCIVSMLTKEMYFSP from the exons ATGTCGCTAAACGCAACCGGAGAAGACTCCACAGACGCAAAGAGTGCCAGTGGACAACA GTCAGAGTCGTCTTTGTCCGCTTCTGCCCCAATGGACGTGGACGCCAAACCCAGCGGACACAGCTTCAGATACAGTCTGAATTTCCCCAGCATCGGCCAGTgcatcatcatcaacaacaaGAACTTCGACAGAAGAACAG gcatgAATCAACGTAATGGTACAGATGTAGATGCAGGCAACGCGATGAAAGTGTTTGGGAAGTTGGGTTATAAAGTGAAGGTTTACAACGACCAGTCAGTCAAGCAGATGGAGCAGGTCTTAACTTCTG tGTCAAAGGAAGATCACAGCTGCTACGCCTCATTCATCTGTGTCCTGTTGAGTCATGGAGATGAGGGCGTGTTCTTTGGTACGGATGGATCAGTAGAGCTTAAGAGTCTGACATCACTTTTTCGAGGTGATCGCTGCAAATCCCTGGTGGGAAAGCCCAAACTCTTCTTCATTCAG GCTTGCAGAGGCACTGATCTGGATCCAGGCATTGAAGCAGACAGTGCAGAAGATGGCATTAAGATCCCTGTGGAAGCAGACTTTCTCTATGCCTTCTCCACAGCCCCAG GCTACTACTCATGGAGGAACACTATGACCGGGTCCTGGTTCATGCAGTCACTCTGTGACATGATCAGCAAATATGGAAAAGAAGTGGAGCTGCAGCACATCATGACACGAGTGAACCACAAGGTGGCAGTAGAGTTTGAGTCGGTCTCCAATTCACCAGGCTTTCATGCAAAGAAACAAATTCCTTGCATTGTATCAATGCTGACCAAGGAGATGTATTTTTCTCCTTGA